The following coding sequences are from one Gossypium raimondii isolate GPD5lz chromosome 4, ASM2569854v1, whole genome shotgun sequence window:
- the LOC105766661 gene encoding nardilysin-like isoform X2 — protein sequence MKLVVIGGESLDVLQHWVVELFSDVRQGSQGKPEFKVEGPVWRAGKLYRLEAVKDVHILELRWALPCLLQAYLQKPEDYLAHLLGHEVSDELWDEVIELMKFRVVDKVPLIRTLAVRVLSRFVNDSENSNILDLFLEVLPLE from the exons AGTCTTTGGATGTACTTCAGCACTGGGTTGTTGAATTATTTTCTGACGTCAGACAAGGTTCTCAAGGAAAGCCAGAGTTTAAGGTGGAAGGTCCTGTCTGGAGAGCTGGTAAACTTTACAGGTTAGAGGCAGTTAAGGATGTCCATATCCTTGAATTAAGGTGGGCACTGCCTTGTCTTTTGCAAGCGTATCTGCAGAAACCAGAAGATTATCTGGCTCATCTTCTTGGCCATG AAGTGAGCGATGAACTATGGGATGAGGTGATAGAGTTAATGAAATTTCGGGTGGTGGACAAGGTTCCGTTAATTCGTACGCTTGCAGTTCGGGTGCTTTCACGATTTGTAAATGATTCTGAAAATAGCAACATTCTTGATTTATTTCTCGAAGTCCTTCCATTGGAGTAG